A genomic window from Lycium barbarum isolate Lr01 chromosome 4, ASM1917538v2, whole genome shotgun sequence includes:
- the LOC132636878 gene encoding carbamoyl-phosphate synthase small chain, chloroplastic, translating into MDCALKTHNAVLITSKLFSKNSTNFRVSTVKCSSKNDGALSGAAGLVERPWKVADARLVLEDGSIWKAKSFGARGTQVGEVVFNTSLTGYQEIITDPSYAGQFVLMTNPHIGNTGINFDDEESMQCFLAGLVIRSLSISTSNWRCTESLGDYLAERNIMGIYDVDTRAITRRLREDGSLIGVLSTENSKSDEELLEMSRTWDIVGVDLISGVSCKSPYEWVDRTGSDWEFNDNGRNKKAFNVVAYDFGIKHNILRRLASYGCKITVVPSTWPASETLKMKPDGVLFSNGPGDPSAVPYAVEAVKELIGKVPVFGICMGHQLLGQALGGKTFKMKFGHHGGNHPVRNLRNGCVEISAQNHNYAVDPESLPEGVEVTHVNLNDGSCAGLASSKMKLMSLQYHPEASPGPHDSDPVFGEFIQLMKQEKVKA; encoded by the exons ATGGATTGTGCTTTGAAGACTCACAATGCAGTGTTAATAACCAGCAAATTATTTTCAAAAAACTCTACAAATTTTAGAGTTTCCACTGTTAAATGTTCTTCCAAGAACGATGGTGCACTATctg GAGCTGCAGGTCTGGTTGAAAGACCTTGGAAGGTAGCAGATGCTAGACTTGTTCTCGAGGATGGTTCAATTTGGAAGGCAAAATCATTTGGTGCTCGTGGAACCCAAGTTGGAGAAGTGGTTTTTAATACCTCTTTAACTGG GTATCAGGAGATAATTACAGATCCCAGTTATGCGGGCCAGTTTGTGTTGATGACTAACCCTCATATCGGGAATACTGGGATCAATTTCG ACGATGAAGAATCGATGCAGTGCTTTCTTGCAGGATTAGTCATTAGAAGTTTAAGTATCAG CACCTCGAATTGGAGATGCACAGAGTCACTTGGTGACTATTTGGCTGAAAGGAACATCATGGGTATAT ATGATGTCGACACTCGAGCAATTACGCGGAGATTGAGAGAAGACGGAAGCCTAATTGGAGTCTTGAGCACAGAAAATTCAAAAAGTGATGAAGAACTTCTCGAAATGTCCCGTACATGGGACATTGTGG GTGTGGATCTAATAAGTGGTGTTTCATGCAAATCTCCTTACGAATGGGTTGATAGAACAGGCTCAGATTGGGAGTTCAATGATAATGGAAGAAATAAAAAAGCTTTCAAT GTCGTTGCATATGATTTTGGAATCAAGCATAATATACTGCGGCGCTTAGCATCCTATGGCTGTAAAATCACTGTGGTTCCTTCAACATGGCCAGCATCTGAAACTCTAAAGATGAAGCCTGATGGAGTTCTTTTCAGCAACGGGCCAGGAGATCCCTCTGCAGTTCCCTATGCAGTTGAAGCGGTAAAAGAACTTATTGGAAAAGTTCCTGTTTTTGGTATATGTATGGGTCACCAGTTGCTTGGTCAAGCATTGGGAGGTAAGACATTCAAAATGAAATTTGGTCACCATGGAGGAAACCATCCTGTTCGAAACCTTCGAAATGGCTGTGTTGAGATCAGTGCCCAG AATCACAACTATGCTGTTGACCCCGAGTCTCTTCCAGAGGGTGTAGAGGTGACTCATGTAAATTTAAATGATGGAAGTTGTGCTGGTCTTGCCTCCTCTAAGATGAAGCTCATGTCACTTCAATACCATCCCGAAGCATCTCCAGGGCCTCATGATTCCGATCCTG TATTTGGAGAATTTATACAACTCATGAAGCAAGAAAAAGTGAAGGCATAA